The genomic stretch CTGTGGCCATTATAGTCCAGTGTTATCACTCGATAGCCTTGCTCCAATAACCATTTTACATCCTCTTTGGTGGTATTGCCGCCGATTTTCTCAAAACCTGGGTTTACAAGATATACAATGGTGAGGAAATTGCCGTCATAATCTTTCAGGGGAGATGCAGGATGCCGGACGGTGTAGTGAATGGGAGCATTTAGCGTTTTGCTTATCCATTCACCTGTCTGGCTGCAAGCAGGAGTAAAGAGCTGCGTCATGAAAAGGCAAACGAGCATTAAGCCAGTTTGAAAGAAGCATCGCAATAAAGGTTTATTGGGCACAGATGAATGATGTTTGCTGATGGGCAATTTATTGATAAATCCGGTTTAAACCATCCAGTTCACCATCGAAATAGATGAATTTTTCACCTGGCCGGAAATCAATTTCTCGTTGGTACGCCGCCAGCGATTTCCAGAATACCGGATGATTGGGCTGTTGGATCTCATTGAAGGTTTTCTGCGGTAGGGTATGAAAGGCAAGGTTGTAAAGTCCGTGTGGGACTAGTCCGAGTATCTTCAGGAAAGGATTGTGAAATTCATGAATCCAAGTGGCCCTTTTGTAGCCAGTACAAATTTCTGCCAGTTCATTTGATATTGTTTGCGTGTCTTTTTGAATGAGAGCCAGTAAATAACGAATGAGTGAACGGTCAAATTTGCCCATCTTCTGGGTAAGGTATTTTTCGGCCTTTCCAGTACTTTCATCAAGCCATTTGGGATCCTGATGGATAAGAGAAATCAGGAGATTGGCACAGGTGACGGAAAACTTATGGCCTTTTTTGGTCAATCCCACATCTTTCGGAAACATTTTAAGCACCAGGTCAAGGTCATTTCCTGCATAACTTTCCATCACCTGATTGAAATATATACAATGGTCTGTGCCTGATGATAGTAATCGGTGGTGATAAAAAGAGAGCCTGTTATAGGTATAAAGCGCATCGTTTAACAGTTTTGGATTATTTTCATAAAAGGCATCATGGATCCCGATATTTAAAGGGGCTTCTATAGCTGCGGGTATTGAGATCCTTAATAGGGCATCAGTACGATCCAGATTGCTCAGATGGTCAGGTATCTGTTCCTGTTTTAAGATCTCGTCCAATTTATGAGCTCTTTTTCGGAAACGCACTAAACAATCTTCTGCAGATTTCTGATCCAATGAAGCATATAACTTATCCAGAAGTTTTTTGTCGATCTTGTGGTTGGTAGTCATGAAAAAAAAACTTGGTATATCCCTCAAATATAGTGGATATCACTATTCTTCCAATACAAGAGAGGATATTGACATCGCGAAAAGAATGTTTCAATAGTTGAAAAAATAAACAAAGATGGTTATTGATGATAAAAATTTTTAATTTTAACCTATGCCAATTCAACAAAGTGAATTGGCATAGTCCTGTTTTTTTAGATTAGGGTTAACTGCAGAGATTCCTCCTTTTGTCATTACGAAGTAAAAGGGGGCTATAAAACTAACCGTATAATTTAACAAAGTAGGGCAGCTTTAAGCTTTTGATAGTTAATAACCCTTTACCTGAAACACTATGAAGAAGATAATTACCCTATTGTTTGCTGTCAGCATGTTGGTGAGTTGTTCAAACAATAAGCAACAGCAAGAGACCGAAACACAAGAAGTAGAAAAGACCAAGATACCGGTGCATGCATGGCTAGGAGGCTATAATGATCGATCCGAATCGGAAATTCGTGAGGCTTTTGCCAAGTTCAAGGATCATGGTATTGATGCATTAATGTACAATGGCGGCCATAATCCCGAAGATTATAGGAAAGTAGGCAAGATCGCCAAGGAGCTGGGATTGGGCTTTCATGCTTGGATCCCTACCATGGTACAGCACAAAACCGATGAGTTGAAGCCAGAGTGGTATGCCGTCAATCGCAATGGAGAATCGGCCCTTGAAAAGCCTGCATATGTGCCGCATTATACCTTCTTGTGTCCAAGTAAAGCGGGGACTTATCAATTTCTCGAAAACATGTACGCTAAAGTGGCCGAGGTGGAGGAAGTAGATGCTATCCACTTGGATTATATCCGGTTTCCTGATGTGATTCTGGCAAGAGGGCTGTGGGACAAATACGGGTTAACAATGGATAAGGAGTATCCCCAGTTTGATTATTGCTATTGTGACCAGTGTACTGGGGATTTCAAAGAAAAAACAGGGATCGATATCAAATCTGTAGAAGATCCCACGCAAGTGCAGGAATGGAAACAGTTCCGTTATGATTTGATCACGAGTATCGTCAACAGACTCTCAGAGAAAGTTCACGAACATGGCAAAGAAATCAATGCTGCCGTCTTCCCTGGCCCTTCTACAGCCATGAAACTGGTGCGACAGGAGTGGGACAAGTGGAACCTGGATGCCGTGTTTCCCATGAACTATAATGATTTTTACCTGGAAGGTACGGAATGGATCGGTGAAATGGTAAAAGAAGAAGTGACCAGCGTAAACGGTGAGCGCCCTATTTACAGTGGCTTGTTTATTTGTCCCAATCCTGAGAAGAAAGCCGAAATCGAAGATCCGGAAGGCCATGGGCTGCTGCCAAGTGAGCTTGGAGCCGCGATCCGTCAATCCATGGAAAATGGCGCTACAGGGATTTGCCTATTTACGCCAGGAAGGATGACAGATGAGCATTGGGTGGAATTGGAAAAAGCGATCTATTGAAGATAGATGTCGGATGTGGGAAGCCTGATGACCGAACCCCAGAGGGCTTAAATCTTGGTAACCATGGGGTCCAACCCATGGAAATGAGACAGTATAAACCTATAACACTAGCCGCAGAAAAGATACGAGTGGATTGTCTTTTCCGCTAATGCCCATGGTAAATGATTAAAGAAGAATAGGTGGTTATAAAAAAAGGTGGAGACTGTTTACGCCTCCACCTTTTTTGATGTTATTTTACTCGAATCTTTCGAGGTTCAGACTATCGGCTGTAACTGTTATCCAGTAGTCTTTATTTATTAGGACTCCATTGGGATAGATGATGTCGTAATGTCCTATAGTATCCCTGAGGTCTTCACGGCCTGCTACTCCACAGACAATAAACCCTTCAGTGCCACTAAATTCTGGTTTCCACTCCAAACTGCTAACTGAACCATTTTCTGGTAAATAGAAAATGGTTGAATCTGTAGTGGAATTGAAGTTGGTAGAAATGATCCAAAGTTGTGCTTCTCCAATGTTACTTTTTGAATGAAATGTCAATGTTGGTTTCCAGTCTTCACGACTAGAATGACAAGAACAGCAAAGGATTATAGATAGAATTATTATGGCTCTCATTGATGATTTTTCAGTTTTATTGGTCAATAAAGTGAATTAAATTATACCCTCTTACCGCATCAACTCCAGAAATGGATTTTGCGGCTTTTAATACGTTGTCTGCAGCGGTTTCATATCATTTTTGTAGGCGTCATCAGATTTCGCGTTCCGCTTAAACGGCCAACCCCTCACTTTTTGGTAATAGGCCGTGTTCGAGAAGTGAACCCTGTCATACCAATTATTGTGTTTATCCCTCTCTATATCATAGTCTTCAGCACCATCATTTTCGTTACATAGTTCGTAGGCTTTTGTGAAACCTTTGGCAAGCTGAACTTCTTTGCTGATATCATTCTTTTTGGTTGATACCGCTCATTAATAATGCCTCAAAGTCAGCTTGATCATATTCCAGAACTTCAGTCGGAATATCCGTGCTATGCTTAACACCCAGTCCTCTAAAATCAACAAGATCTTAAGAGTGCTTTGTACTATTGTTTTTTGGATACATTGTCTCTTCATGAGAACACGAAACGCTCGTAGTGGCGAGAGCGATAAACGAGATCGCGGTCGTCTTTAAACTGAAAATAGAAGTAGTAGATTTTTTTCGATTAAATTAATTCAGATGCGATAATCGGGAAAAATAATTAAACCTACAAGTGTCTGTTAATTAACAGATTTTGCTTACCAGTAATAGGTGTTAAGTACTAGTTTTAGGGCGTGTTGTTATTGGAAAAGCTTCGCTGTTCAGGATTTTTCCGTAGGGATCCGCCACGGTGGACAAATCCCAAACAGCAAGCAACGAGGGTTTTTCAGTGCTAGCCGAAGGACGGGCATCCTGATTAATAGTGCTTTTACTGGTTTTGTTCTACTATCCTTTTGATATAGAATAAGACTACCGCTTTTTGGAAGGTGAACCATTTAGATGGCTCCGGCTCCAGCTTGGGCAACGGCGTGGTCATTTTCTACCGTACTGCCGCTGATACCGATAGCTCCAATGATGTCTCCTTCCGAATTTTTGAGGGGAATTCCACCTGGAAAAGTGATTAATCCATGGTTGGAATGCTCAATGTTGTAAAGCGGCCCTCCGGGTTGGGATAATTCTCCGATCATGCCAGTGTCCGTATCAAATAATCGGGCGGTCTTGGCCTTTTTGATTGCGATGTCAAGAGAACCTAGCCAGGCCCCGTCCATCCGCGCAAAGGCTACCGGATTAGCTCCTGCATCCACTATGGCGATGTTCATTTTGGTGTTTAGGGAGATGGATTTTTCCTTAGCAGATTGAATGATTTTTTCAGCTTGTGCTAGTGTAATGTTCATGATTGTTCTTTTAAAAATTGGTCATTTCTATTTTTTTAAGATAGTAAATTGATGTTGATAATTATAGGGCTTGGTGTTGTTTGTGAAAAAAATGTTCCGTAACCATAGAAACTGGTTATGGGCAATTTGAAAAGGCATTACAAATATCCCGTTCATTAAGCTTCTATTGGTCAATGTCTTTAGCAAAGCGGTGACTGGGAACACTTCTAGTCCGGATTTTCGTGGAAGTCATCTGCTACGGTGGATACCTTTGCCAATGGCGTCTCTTCGGAGTGGGGTAAGCTGAAACTGTATGTCCCTGATGTACATGCGAGCAGGTTATTCTGACAAGAGCACCCCCATCTGCTTACCCGGTAGACCATAACCGTCAGGCTAACGTATGCAAGGTACTGAAACTGTTTATCTTTATCTGTGTTATTCAAACAGGGATTATAAATCCCCTATGTTCCGGTTCGGGATTTTCCCATAGGGATCCGCCACGGCGGACAACTCCCAAATAGCAAGCAGCGAGGGATTTTAAGTGCAAGTCGAAGGACGGGTATCCTGATTAACAGTGCTTTTACTGGTTTTGTTCTACTATCCTTTTGGCGTTTTCGTTATCGGGATTAAGCTCCAGGGACTTTTTGTAATTTTTAACTCCCTCTTCGGTTTTGCCCAGCTTTAGCAGGATTTCCCCGAAGCTGTCATAGGTGTTGGCGGCCTCAGGATACAGTTCAGTATTGAGTTTTAGGATATTCAGGGCCTCTTGATTCTTTCCGGCATTCATCAATCCATAGCCAAAACCATTGATCATTATTTCACTGACATTGTATTCAGCCTTTTCTTTCTTAATGAATTCGGAGTTGATAAGGGCAATGGTCTTGTCGATAGAGTTTGTCTCCGCATAGAAGGTGCTAATGGATTTCAGGTTCATCAGTCGTTCTTTTTCCCTTTGCTGGGCCAAGGTTTCCACACCGTAATATTGTCGTTCCTGATCTGAGATTTTGGCGGAGTCGATTTTGTAGCGTTTGAATTTCCCTGTGGAGGGATCTTGGATAAACTGGGTGCCATAGACCTGTGATTTATCTTTTCGCATTAAGTCCCTGTCCACAGCAGCGGCATACCACCACTTGTTCAGGGTAGAATCCATCAAGATAGCTTTTCCAAAACACCGGACAGCCAGGTTAGAGTCGATGGTGTCGAGACCATGCTGGAAGATAATGCCGGCATTGAAATGGTCTTTGGCTGTTTTGACTTGACCTTGTTCCATGAGTGCCAGTACGCGTTTGCGTCTTATACTGTCTTGTTCATGTAGCGTTTGCCAGTCAATGTTTTGGGAAAAACGTGCCTGCTGATCGGCATCAGCCATTTTCTGGAGTTCAGCATTGTCTTGGCCTAAGGTAATGCCGGTCATGGACAGCAAGGCCAGGGATAGGAAGATAAGGGATTTCATAAAATGTAAATTTGATAGTTGAAAAAGCATAGGTGCTTTAAAGATAAAAAAATATATTCACTTTTAAACATGAAATATCTCAAGGGGAGGGCAATCGCTTTTAAACTATCAGTGAAGATAGGTCCGCTCGGTCTGATACCATATTGCTTGAATTAAATAACACCATTGGCTAAAAGCGATTCCCCTGATTTCAGGGGATTCACTGATTATTTCATTAGGAGGTAAATGTCAACAGGAATTTCATGCCAAAGGCCAGTATTAATGAAGTGGTGAAATTCACCATTGTCCCCGCTAGAAAAAAAACTGCATTGTCGTTGATGTCTTTTTGTCTGCAAATATCAAGGCTAACCCTGTGATCTCTACTGCCAACACAAAGCTTAAAATGATAATATTCTCGCATTTTCCATTGATGTATCCATCGCGGATGATTTTTTCATCATTTTTGTCGATTTTTTCATCGTCATTGGCCTCAGAAGTCTTTTTATCCTTAAGCACTATTTTTTTTATAAGGCAGTTAGTGATGGAAAATGTGAGAAAATAACCAGCGATAATAATCGCTGCCCTGATTAGGTTTGGGTTGGTGTTAATGTAGTTTATGATGAATTCCATCTAGTAATGTGTTTAGATTGCTTTCAGCTTCATGGATCAATTCCATTTTTGAGGTTTTTGTGATCTTGGAAATGTATTATTGGGATACTCTTACATTTTTCGCCAACTCCTTTTGTGTAAGATTTGATTCCGTGTTATAGTAGATTTCCCATTCTAATTCTTTCCAATCATCTCTAACGGTCAATATCAGGTTAAGAATGGTACTGATGGTTATTGTATCTATTTGATTATTAAGGTTAGCAGAGAAAAACATGTTGCTTTTTTTAAGCCTTTCCATTTGTTCTTGGCCTTTCCAGAGTGCTGGGCCTACAAGGGATAAGAAGTCCTTCTCGTTCATACCAAAAGAAACTTCATCTTCTATTAATACTATTCTTGGATGGCAAGGATAATCTTAGCCGCCGATACTGGATCCTTACATATCCCTCCAAAGCTATCTTCTGAGTATATTGTCAGTGGGATTTTAAAATATAGCTCGAATTTTTCATTTA from Echinicola soli encodes the following:
- a CDS encoding tetratricopeptide repeat protein, coding for MKSLIFLSLALLSMTGITLGQDNAELQKMADADQQARFSQNIDWQTLHEQDSIRRKRVLALMEQGQVKTAKDHFNAGIIFQHGLDTIDSNLAVRCFGKAILMDSTLNKWWYAAAVDRDLMRKDKSQVYGTQFIQDPSTGKFKRYKIDSAKISDQERQYYGVETLAQQREKERLMNLKSISTFYAETNSIDKTIALINSEFIKKEKAEYNVSEIMINGFGYGLMNAGKNQEALNILKLNTELYPEAANTYDSFGEILLKLGKTEEGVKNYKKSLELNPDNENAKRIVEQNQ
- a CDS encoding GlcG/HbpS family heme-binding protein; translation: MNITLAQAEKIIQSAKEKSISLNTKMNIAIVDAGANPVAFARMDGAWLGSLDIAIKKAKTARLFDTDTGMIGELSQPGGPLYNIEHSNHGLITFPGGIPLKNSEGDIIGAIGISGSTVENDHAVAQAGAGAI
- a CDS encoding glycoside hydrolase family 10 protein; this translates as MKKIITLLFAVSMLVSCSNNKQQQETETQEVEKTKIPVHAWLGGYNDRSESEIREAFAKFKDHGIDALMYNGGHNPEDYRKVGKIAKELGLGFHAWIPTMVQHKTDELKPEWYAVNRNGESALEKPAYVPHYTFLCPSKAGTYQFLENMYAKVAEVEEVDAIHLDYIRFPDVILARGLWDKYGLTMDKEYPQFDYCYCDQCTGDFKEKTGIDIKSVEDPTQVQEWKQFRYDLITSIVNRLSEKVHEHGKEINAAVFPGPSTAMKLVRQEWDKWNLDAVFPMNYNDFYLEGTEWIGEMVKEEVTSVNGERPIYSGLFICPNPEKKAEIEDPEGHGLLPSELGAAIRQSMENGATGICLFTPGRMTDEHWVELEKAIY